The Flammeovirgaceae bacterium genome contains a region encoding:
- a CDS encoding TerB family tellurite resistance protein: MVIHKTFADFVLFLYVHMAHADGEFHETEVKVVKEKMKKLYPNESDYDKKLKEAMTLYIDFDKNQLRTLFRDTFKHFSEVKFPVKYHIYTDLYDIINADGKIDESETDALTTLKEIIDVSH, translated from the coding sequence ATGGTTATCCATAAGACTTTTGCAGACTTTGTATTGTTTCTGTACGTGCACATGGCACACGCTGATGGCGAATTTCATGAAACCGAAGTAAAAGTGGTTAAGGAAAAGATGAAAAAACTGTACCCCAACGAGTCGGATTACGACAAGAAGCTAAAAGAGGCCATGACCCTTTACATAGATTTCGATAAGAACCAATTACGCACCCTATTCCGCGATACATTTAAGCACTTCTCAGAAGTTAAATTTCCGGTTAAATACCATATCTATACCGACCTGTACGATATAATCAATGCCGATGGTAAAATTGATGAATCAGAAACAGATGCATTGACTACGTTGAAGGAAATTATTGATGTATCGCATTAA
- the groL gene encoding chaperonin GroEL (60 kDa chaperone family; promotes refolding of misfolded polypeptides especially under stressful conditions; forms two stacked rings of heptamers to form a barrel-shaped 14mer; ends can be capped by GroES; misfolded proteins enter the barrel where they are refolded when GroES binds), whose amino-acid sequence MAKEITFDTSARDRLKKGVDKLADAVKVTLGPKGRNVILDKKFGAPTVTKDGVSVAKEIELKDPIENMGAQLVKEVASKTADAAGDGTTTATVLAQAIFNHGIKNVAAGANPMDLKRGIDKAVTVVVENLKKQSKKIKDSNEIQQVASISSNNDETIGKMIADAMDKVGKDGVITVEEAKGTETEVKTVEGMQFDRGYLSPYFVTNTEKMEAELDNPYILIYDKKISSMKELLPILEATAQTGKPLVIIAEEVEGEALATLVVNKIRGALRVAAVKAPGFGDRRKAMLEDIAILTGGQVISEERGYKLENATLDYLGRAEKVNIDKDNTTIVNGAGKKSEIQGRINQIKAQIETTTSDYDKEKLQERLAKLSGGVAILYVGAATEVEMKEKKDRVDDALHATRAAVQEGIIPGGGVAYLRAIDALKDVDTDNDDQETGVNIVRLALEAPLRIIAENAGQEGSVIVNKVRDGKKDFGFNARENKFEDFFQAGIIDPTKVARLALENAASIAGLLLTTEAVVSEIPEEKEAPAMPGGGGMGGMM is encoded by the coding sequence ATGGCGAAAGAAATAACCTTTGATACCTCAGCCCGCGACAGACTGAAGAAGGGCGTTGATAAACTGGCTGATGCCGTAAAGGTAACCCTGGGCCCGAAAGGCCGTAACGTTATCCTTGATAAGAAGTTTGGAGCCCCTACCGTAACCAAGGACGGTGTTTCCGTTGCAAAGGAAATCGAACTGAAAGACCCCATCGAAAACATGGGTGCTCAACTGGTTAAAGAAGTGGCCTCGAAAACTGCTGATGCTGCCGGTGACGGTACCACTACCGCAACCGTGCTGGCGCAAGCTATTTTTAACCACGGTATTAAAAATGTGGCCGCAGGCGCCAACCCGATGGACCTGAAGCGCGGTATTGATAAAGCTGTGACTGTGGTTGTTGAAAATCTGAAGAAGCAATCCAAAAAAATCAAAGACTCGAACGAAATCCAGCAGGTAGCTTCCATCTCATCTAACAACGATGAGACCATCGGTAAAATGATTGCCGATGCGATGGATAAAGTTGGTAAAGACGGTGTAATTACCGTTGAGGAAGCAAAAGGTACCGAAACCGAAGTAAAAACTGTGGAAGGTATGCAGTTCGATCGCGGCTACCTCTCGCCTTACTTCGTTACCAACACCGAAAAAATGGAGGCCGAGCTTGACAATCCCTACATCCTGATTTACGATAAGAAGATCAGCAGCATGAAGGAACTGCTCCCCATCCTGGAAGCTACTGCCCAAACCGGTAAACCGCTGGTGATTATTGCCGAAGAAGTTGAAGGCGAAGCCCTTGCTACACTGGTGGTGAACAAAATCCGTGGCGCGTTGCGCGTGGCTGCCGTTAAAGCCCCCGGCTTTGGCGATCGCAGGAAAGCGATGCTTGAAGACATTGCCATCCTTACCGGTGGTCAGGTAATCAGCGAAGAACGCGGATACAAACTTGAAAACGCCACCCTCGACTACCTGGGCCGCGCTGAAAAAGTAAACATTGATAAAGACAATACCACCATCGTAAACGGTGCCGGTAAAAAGTCGGAAATCCAGGGCCGCATTAACCAGATTAAAGCTCAGATTGAAACCACTACTTCGGATTACGACAAGGAAAAACTGCAGGAGCGTCTCGCCAAACTCTCAGGTGGTGTAGCTATCCTGTACGTAGGTGCTGCAACAGAAGTAGAGATGAAAGAAAAGAAGGATCGCGTTGACGATGCCTTGCATGCAACCCGCGCAGCCGTACAGGAAGGTATCATTCCGGGCGGTGGTGTAGCGTACCTGCGTGCTATTGATGCCCTGAAAGATGTGGACACCGACAACGATGACCAGGAAACCGGTGTAAACATCGTTCGTCTTGCACTGGAAGCTCCGCTGCGCATTATTGCTGAAAATGCCGGTCAGGAAGGCTCAGTAATTGTGAATAAGGTGCGCGATGGCAAGAAGGACTTCGGTTTCAACGCCCGCGAGAACAAGTTTGAAGATTTCTTCCAGGCCGGAATTATTGATCCGACCAAGGTGGCCCGCCTGGCCCTTGAAAACGCTGCTTCTATTGCTGGCTTACTGCTGACAACCGAAGCCGTGGTTTCAGAAATACCGGAAGAAAAAGAAGCCCCTGCCATGCCCGGTGGCGGAGGAATGGGCGGCATGATGTAA